A DNA window from Brassica napus cultivar Da-Ae chromosome C1, Da-Ae, whole genome shotgun sequence contains the following coding sequences:
- the LOC111198088 gene encoding RNA-binding protein 25 isoform X2, with translation MADNSSSPATVDPNSHRPEPSTPIPNPNPPTPPPQQHPQPLDPTKPQIFQPGPPYAPPQIPGSLVPNLPPPPQFRPGMQFPQVPNFQNPIPPPGSMPYQSQPPPNGMRPFTPMPNGYPAVPPPGVLRYPSPYPTMVRPGFIMRPPGTVGAVPLVQRPPIPGMPGLRPVMPPMIRPVLAPFAPPAEKPQTTIYIGKIATVENDFMMSILEFCGHVKGCLRAEDPTTKKPKGFGFYEFESAEGSLRAIRLLTKLTIDGQELLVNVNQATKEYLLKYVEKKIENAKKAKESQGEGPESEREKSVISAAPTVGETGKDGEPKSKENIDIANSALLTDEEREADNEAKEKIDNAIEERSKTNPLPPPPPPPPADVSGIELAFKSKDGDSNTNVSRTDSTANDVETPGEHSRPDTSSPDWSKRNDRRSRDRGEKEQEMDRYEREAERERLRKEREHRRKLEDAERAYQTRLRQWERKEREKEKERQYEKEKEKDKERKRKKEIRYEEEEDEDDDDSRRRWHRSAEERRRRRQREKEDDLADRLKEEEEVAEAKRIAEEQKLQQQQLDALRLLSGHAVIGSEPNQTSTIENDNKATLQTVGESFSEHHASDMEQNGSGNEMSMAVDNNSGSEAHAPSKKLGFGLVGSGKRTSVPSVFYEEDEEEAHKDKKMKPLVPIDYSAEEQEAVAHGGSGNTPPPHLALAAEFAKRISSSNPKEETTEGDKHRSKHSHDKPIHREREREKDRDRARDRGDGHGGSTKDGKDSGKAKTPDTKKLMDAKQLIDTIPKTKEELFSYEINWAMYDKHQLHERMRPWISKKIMEFLGEEEATLVDFIVLNTQQHVQAAQMLELLQSILDEEAEMFVLKMWRMLIFEIKRVETGVPGHKRL, from the exons ATGGCCGACAATTCTTCTTCTCCGGCGACGGTAGATCCCAATTCGCACAGACCAGAGCCATCTACTCCGATTCCCAATCCAAATCCACCAACGCCACCGCCTCAACAACACCCACAGCCACTCGACCCAACCAAACCACAGATCTTTCAACCAGGTCCGCCGTATGCTCCGCCTCAGATTCCTGGTTCGCTTGTCCCCAATCTTCCGCCGCCACCACAATTCCGTCCCGGGATGCAGTTCCCTCAGGTTCCCAACTTTCAAAACCCTATTCCTCCTCCAGGATCCATGCCTTATCAATCCCAGCCTCCTCCCAATGGTATGAGACCTTTCACGCCTATGCCTAATGGCTATCCCGCTGTTCCTCCTCCCG GGGTTCTCCGGTATCCTTCTCCGTATCCAACAATGGTTCGTCCGGGTTTTATTATGCGCCCTCCTGGTACAGTCGGCGCTGTACCACTTGTACAACGTCCACCTATCCCAGGAATGCCTGGTCTCCGTCCCGTTATGCCTCCTATGATTAGACCAGTTCTTGCGCCTTTCGCACCACCTGCAGAGAAACCCCAGACCACTATTTACATTGGCAAGATAGCAACCGTGGAAAATGACTTTATGATGTCTATTCTCGAG TTTTGTGGTCATGTCAAAGGCTGTTTACGTGCGGAAGATCCGACCACCAAGAAACCTAAAGGTTTTGGATTCTATGAATTTGAATCAGCTGAAGGGAGTCTTCGTGCAATACGCCTACTTACCAAACTAACTATAGATGGACAAGAGCTTTTG GTGAATGTtaatcaagcaacaaaggagtATTTGCTAAAATATGTTGAGAAGAAAATTGAGAATGCAAAGAAAGCCAAGGAAAGTCAAGGTGAAGGTCCTGAGAGTGAGCGAGAAAAATCTGTAATATCTGCTGCGCCCACCGTTGGGGAGACGGGAAAGGATGGAGAGCCAAAGAGTAAAGAAAACATTGATATTGCTAATTCTGCACTTCTAACTGATGAAGAAAGAGAAGCTGACAATGAGGCTAAGGAGAAAATTGACAATGCTATTGAAGAAAGGTCAAAGACCAACCCTTTGCCTCCACCACCCCCACCCCCACCTGCTGATGTTTCAGGCATAGAGCTTGCTTTCAAATCTAAGGATGGAGACTCCAACACTAACGTATCTCGGACTG ATTCCACTGCAAATGATGTTGAGACTCCTGGAGAACACAGTAGGCCTGACACAAGTTCACCTGATTGGAGTAAGAGAAATGACCGTAGAAGCAGAGATAGAGGTGAAAAGGAGCAAGAAATGGATAGATATGAGAGGGAGGCTGAACGAGAACGAttgaggaaagagagagagcacAGGAGGAAGCTTGAGGATGCGGAGCGCGCTTACCAGACTCGTCTTCGACAGTGGGAACGcaaagaaagagaaaaggaGAAGGAACGACAGTacgagaaggagaaggagaaagaCAAAGAGCGTAAGAGGAAAAAGGAAATCCGCTATGAGGAAGAGGAGGATGAAGACGATGATGATTCAAGAAGAAGATGGCATAGAAGtgcagaagagagaagaagacggCGGCAAAGAGAGAAGGAGGATGACTTGGCTGATAGActgaaagaagaggaagaggttgCTGAGGCGAAGAGGATTGCTGAGGAGCAAAAGTTGCAGCAACAGCAGTTAGATGCCTTAAGGCTCCTATCTGGACATGCAGTTATTGGAAGTGAACCGAATCAGACATCAACCATTGAAAACGATAATAAGGCAACTCTCCAAACTGTAGGTGAATCTTTCAGTGAGCACCATGCATCAG ATATGGAACAAAATGGTTCTGGTAATGAAATGTCCATGGCTGTTGATAATAACAGTGGGTCTGAGGCACATGCTCCCTCCAAGAAATTGGGATTCGGGCTTGTCGGATCCGGAAAACGGACATCTGTACCTTCTGTTTTCTAtgaggaggatgaagaagaagcgcATAAGGATAAGAAGATGAAACCTTTGGTTCCTATAGATTACTCAGCCGAGGAACAGGAAGCCGTGGCCCACGGTGGCTCAGGGAATACACCACCACCTCATTTGGCTTTAGCTGCTGAATTTGCAAAACGAATTTCGAGTAGTAATCCCAAGGAAGAGACAACAGAAGGCGATAAGCATAGGAGCAAACATTCTCATGATAAGCCAATCCACCGGGAAAGGGAACGGGAAAAGGACAGAGACAGAGCCAGGGACCGAGGCGACGGGCATGGTGGTTCAACCAAAGACGGTAAAGATTCTGGAAAAGCAAAGACACCTGATACCAAGAAGCTGATGGATGCCAAACAATTGATAGATACAATCCCAAAGACAAAGGAAGAGTTATTTTCTTACGAGATAAACTGGGCTATGTATGACAAG CACCAATTGCACGAAAGAATGAGGCCATGGATCTCAAAGAAAATCATGGAGTTTCTTGGAGAAGAGGAAGCCACACTGGTAGATTTCATTGTGTTAAACACTCAACAGCACGTGCAAGCGGCTCAAATGCTTGAGCTATTGCAATCGATACTAGATGAAGAAGCTGAGATGTTTGTTCTCAAGATGTGGAGAATGCTCATCTTCGAGATCAAGCGGGTCGAAACTGGTGTCCCG GGGCATAAGAGACTCTAG
- the LOC111198088 gene encoding RNA-binding protein 25 isoform X3, which produces MVRPGFIMRPPGTVGAVPLVQRPPIPGMPGLRPVMPPMIRPVLAPFAPPAEKPQTTIYIGKIATVENDFMMSILEFCGHVKGCLRAEDPTTKKPKGFGFYEFESAEGSLRAIRLLTKLTIDGQELLVNVNQATKEYLLKYVEKKIENAKKAKESQGEGPESEREKSVISAAPTVGETGKDGEPKSKENIDIANSALLTDEEREADNEAKEKIDNAIEERSKTNPLPPPPPPPPADVSGIELAFKSKDGDSNTNVSRTDSTANDVETPGEHSRPDTSSPDWSKRNDRRSRDRGEKEQEMDRYEREAERERLRKEREHRRKLEDAERAYQTRLRQWERKEREKEKERQYEKEKEKDKERKRKKEIRYEEEEDEDDDDSRRRWHRSAEERRRRRQREKEDDLADRLKEEEEVAEAKRIAEEQKLQQQQLDALRLLSGHAVIGSEPNQTSTIENDNKATLQTVGESFSEHHASDMEQNGSGNEMSMAVDNNSGSEAHAPSKKLGFGLVGSGKRTSVPSVFYEEDEEEAHKDKKMKPLVPIDYSAEEQEAVAHGGSGNTPPPHLALAAEFAKRISSSNPKEETTEGDKHRSKHSHDKPIHREREREKDRDRARDRGDGHGGSTKDGKDSGKAKTPDTKKLMDAKQLIDTIPKTKEELFSYEINWAMYDKHQLHERMRPWISKKIMEFLGEEEATLVDFIVLNTQQHVQAAQMLELLQSILDEEAEMFVLKMWRMLIFEIKRVETGVPVKSKA; this is translated from the exons ATGGTTCGTCCGGGTTTTATTATGCGCCCTCCTGGTACAGTCGGCGCTGTACCACTTGTACAACGTCCACCTATCCCAGGAATGCCTGGTCTCCGTCCCGTTATGCCTCCTATGATTAGACCAGTTCTTGCGCCTTTCGCACCACCTGCAGAGAAACCCCAGACCACTATTTACATTGGCAAGATAGCAACCGTGGAAAATGACTTTATGATGTCTATTCTCGAG TTTTGTGGTCATGTCAAAGGCTGTTTACGTGCGGAAGATCCGACCACCAAGAAACCTAAAGGTTTTGGATTCTATGAATTTGAATCAGCTGAAGGGAGTCTTCGTGCAATACGCCTACTTACCAAACTAACTATAGATGGACAAGAGCTTTTG GTGAATGTtaatcaagcaacaaaggagtATTTGCTAAAATATGTTGAGAAGAAAATTGAGAATGCAAAGAAAGCCAAGGAAAGTCAAGGTGAAGGTCCTGAGAGTGAGCGAGAAAAATCTGTAATATCTGCTGCGCCCACCGTTGGGGAGACGGGAAAGGATGGAGAGCCAAAGAGTAAAGAAAACATTGATATTGCTAATTCTGCACTTCTAACTGATGAAGAAAGAGAAGCTGACAATGAGGCTAAGGAGAAAATTGACAATGCTATTGAAGAAAGGTCAAAGACCAACCCTTTGCCTCCACCACCCCCACCCCCACCTGCTGATGTTTCAGGCATAGAGCTTGCTTTCAAATCTAAGGATGGAGACTCCAACACTAACGTATCTCGGACTG ATTCCACTGCAAATGATGTTGAGACTCCTGGAGAACACAGTAGGCCTGACACAAGTTCACCTGATTGGAGTAAGAGAAATGACCGTAGAAGCAGAGATAGAGGTGAAAAGGAGCAAGAAATGGATAGATATGAGAGGGAGGCTGAACGAGAACGAttgaggaaagagagagagcacAGGAGGAAGCTTGAGGATGCGGAGCGCGCTTACCAGACTCGTCTTCGACAGTGGGAACGcaaagaaagagaaaaggaGAAGGAACGACAGTacgagaaggagaaggagaaagaCAAAGAGCGTAAGAGGAAAAAGGAAATCCGCTATGAGGAAGAGGAGGATGAAGACGATGATGATTCAAGAAGAAGATGGCATAGAAGtgcagaagagagaagaagacggCGGCAAAGAGAGAAGGAGGATGACTTGGCTGATAGActgaaagaagaggaagaggttgCTGAGGCGAAGAGGATTGCTGAGGAGCAAAAGTTGCAGCAACAGCAGTTAGATGCCTTAAGGCTCCTATCTGGACATGCAGTTATTGGAAGTGAACCGAATCAGACATCAACCATTGAAAACGATAATAAGGCAACTCTCCAAACTGTAGGTGAATCTTTCAGTGAGCACCATGCATCAG ATATGGAACAAAATGGTTCTGGTAATGAAATGTCCATGGCTGTTGATAATAACAGTGGGTCTGAGGCACATGCTCCCTCCAAGAAATTGGGATTCGGGCTTGTCGGATCCGGAAAACGGACATCTGTACCTTCTGTTTTCTAtgaggaggatgaagaagaagcgcATAAGGATAAGAAGATGAAACCTTTGGTTCCTATAGATTACTCAGCCGAGGAACAGGAAGCCGTGGCCCACGGTGGCTCAGGGAATACACCACCACCTCATTTGGCTTTAGCTGCTGAATTTGCAAAACGAATTTCGAGTAGTAATCCCAAGGAAGAGACAACAGAAGGCGATAAGCATAGGAGCAAACATTCTCATGATAAGCCAATCCACCGGGAAAGGGAACGGGAAAAGGACAGAGACAGAGCCAGGGACCGAGGCGACGGGCATGGTGGTTCAACCAAAGACGGTAAAGATTCTGGAAAAGCAAAGACACCTGATACCAAGAAGCTGATGGATGCCAAACAATTGATAGATACAATCCCAAAGACAAAGGAAGAGTTATTTTCTTACGAGATAAACTGGGCTATGTATGACAAG CACCAATTGCACGAAAGAATGAGGCCATGGATCTCAAAGAAAATCATGGAGTTTCTTGGAGAAGAGGAAGCCACACTGGTAGATTTCATTGTGTTAAACACTCAACAGCACGTGCAAGCGGCTCAAATGCTTGAGCTATTGCAATCGATACTAGATGAAGAAGCTGAGATGTTTGTTCTCAAGATGTGGAGAATGCTCATCTTCGAGATCAAGCGGGTCGAAACTGGTGTCCCGGTAAAATCCAAAGcctga
- the LOC111198088 gene encoding RNA-binding protein 25 isoform X1, producing MADNSSSPATVDPNSHRPEPSTPIPNPNPPTPPPQQHPQPLDPTKPQIFQPGPPYAPPQIPGSLVPNLPPPPQFRPGMQFPQVPNFQNPIPPPGSMPYQSQPPPNGMRPFTPMPNGYPAVPPPGVLRYPSPYPTMVRPGFIMRPPGTVGAVPLVQRPPIPGMPGLRPVMPPMIRPVLAPFAPPAEKPQTTIYIGKIATVENDFMMSILEFCGHVKGCLRAEDPTTKKPKGFGFYEFESAEGSLRAIRLLTKLTIDGQELLVNVNQATKEYLLKYVEKKIENAKKAKESQGEGPESEREKSVISAAPTVGETGKDGEPKSKENIDIANSALLTDEEREADNEAKEKIDNAIEERSKTNPLPPPPPPPPADVSGIELAFKSKDGDSNTNVSRTDSTANDVETPGEHSRPDTSSPDWSKRNDRRSRDRGEKEQEMDRYEREAERERLRKEREHRRKLEDAERAYQTRLRQWERKEREKEKERQYEKEKEKDKERKRKKEIRYEEEEDEDDDDSRRRWHRSAEERRRRRQREKEDDLADRLKEEEEVAEAKRIAEEQKLQQQQLDALRLLSGHAVIGSEPNQTSTIENDNKATLQTVGESFSEHHASDMEQNGSGNEMSMAVDNNSGSEAHAPSKKLGFGLVGSGKRTSVPSVFYEEDEEEAHKDKKMKPLVPIDYSAEEQEAVAHGGSGNTPPPHLALAAEFAKRISSSNPKEETTEGDKHRSKHSHDKPIHREREREKDRDRARDRGDGHGGSTKDGKDSGKAKTPDTKKLMDAKQLIDTIPKTKEELFSYEINWAMYDKHQLHERMRPWISKKIMEFLGEEEATLVDFIVLNTQQHVQAAQMLELLQSILDEEAEMFVLKMWRMLIFEIKRVETGVPVKSKA from the exons ATGGCCGACAATTCTTCTTCTCCGGCGACGGTAGATCCCAATTCGCACAGACCAGAGCCATCTACTCCGATTCCCAATCCAAATCCACCAACGCCACCGCCTCAACAACACCCACAGCCACTCGACCCAACCAAACCACAGATCTTTCAACCAGGTCCGCCGTATGCTCCGCCTCAGATTCCTGGTTCGCTTGTCCCCAATCTTCCGCCGCCACCACAATTCCGTCCCGGGATGCAGTTCCCTCAGGTTCCCAACTTTCAAAACCCTATTCCTCCTCCAGGATCCATGCCTTATCAATCCCAGCCTCCTCCCAATGGTATGAGACCTTTCACGCCTATGCCTAATGGCTATCCCGCTGTTCCTCCTCCCG GGGTTCTCCGGTATCCTTCTCCGTATCCAACAATGGTTCGTCCGGGTTTTATTATGCGCCCTCCTGGTACAGTCGGCGCTGTACCACTTGTACAACGTCCACCTATCCCAGGAATGCCTGGTCTCCGTCCCGTTATGCCTCCTATGATTAGACCAGTTCTTGCGCCTTTCGCACCACCTGCAGAGAAACCCCAGACCACTATTTACATTGGCAAGATAGCAACCGTGGAAAATGACTTTATGATGTCTATTCTCGAG TTTTGTGGTCATGTCAAAGGCTGTTTACGTGCGGAAGATCCGACCACCAAGAAACCTAAAGGTTTTGGATTCTATGAATTTGAATCAGCTGAAGGGAGTCTTCGTGCAATACGCCTACTTACCAAACTAACTATAGATGGACAAGAGCTTTTG GTGAATGTtaatcaagcaacaaaggagtATTTGCTAAAATATGTTGAGAAGAAAATTGAGAATGCAAAGAAAGCCAAGGAAAGTCAAGGTGAAGGTCCTGAGAGTGAGCGAGAAAAATCTGTAATATCTGCTGCGCCCACCGTTGGGGAGACGGGAAAGGATGGAGAGCCAAAGAGTAAAGAAAACATTGATATTGCTAATTCTGCACTTCTAACTGATGAAGAAAGAGAAGCTGACAATGAGGCTAAGGAGAAAATTGACAATGCTATTGAAGAAAGGTCAAAGACCAACCCTTTGCCTCCACCACCCCCACCCCCACCTGCTGATGTTTCAGGCATAGAGCTTGCTTTCAAATCTAAGGATGGAGACTCCAACACTAACGTATCTCGGACTG ATTCCACTGCAAATGATGTTGAGACTCCTGGAGAACACAGTAGGCCTGACACAAGTTCACCTGATTGGAGTAAGAGAAATGACCGTAGAAGCAGAGATAGAGGTGAAAAGGAGCAAGAAATGGATAGATATGAGAGGGAGGCTGAACGAGAACGAttgaggaaagagagagagcacAGGAGGAAGCTTGAGGATGCGGAGCGCGCTTACCAGACTCGTCTTCGACAGTGGGAACGcaaagaaagagaaaaggaGAAGGAACGACAGTacgagaaggagaaggagaaagaCAAAGAGCGTAAGAGGAAAAAGGAAATCCGCTATGAGGAAGAGGAGGATGAAGACGATGATGATTCAAGAAGAAGATGGCATAGAAGtgcagaagagagaagaagacggCGGCAAAGAGAGAAGGAGGATGACTTGGCTGATAGActgaaagaagaggaagaggttgCTGAGGCGAAGAGGATTGCTGAGGAGCAAAAGTTGCAGCAACAGCAGTTAGATGCCTTAAGGCTCCTATCTGGACATGCAGTTATTGGAAGTGAACCGAATCAGACATCAACCATTGAAAACGATAATAAGGCAACTCTCCAAACTGTAGGTGAATCTTTCAGTGAGCACCATGCATCAG ATATGGAACAAAATGGTTCTGGTAATGAAATGTCCATGGCTGTTGATAATAACAGTGGGTCTGAGGCACATGCTCCCTCCAAGAAATTGGGATTCGGGCTTGTCGGATCCGGAAAACGGACATCTGTACCTTCTGTTTTCTAtgaggaggatgaagaagaagcgcATAAGGATAAGAAGATGAAACCTTTGGTTCCTATAGATTACTCAGCCGAGGAACAGGAAGCCGTGGCCCACGGTGGCTCAGGGAATACACCACCACCTCATTTGGCTTTAGCTGCTGAATTTGCAAAACGAATTTCGAGTAGTAATCCCAAGGAAGAGACAACAGAAGGCGATAAGCATAGGAGCAAACATTCTCATGATAAGCCAATCCACCGGGAAAGGGAACGGGAAAAGGACAGAGACAGAGCCAGGGACCGAGGCGACGGGCATGGTGGTTCAACCAAAGACGGTAAAGATTCTGGAAAAGCAAAGACACCTGATACCAAGAAGCTGATGGATGCCAAACAATTGATAGATACAATCCCAAAGACAAAGGAAGAGTTATTTTCTTACGAGATAAACTGGGCTATGTATGACAAG CACCAATTGCACGAAAGAATGAGGCCATGGATCTCAAAGAAAATCATGGAGTTTCTTGGAGAAGAGGAAGCCACACTGGTAGATTTCATTGTGTTAAACACTCAACAGCACGTGCAAGCGGCTCAAATGCTTGAGCTATTGCAATCGATACTAGATGAAGAAGCTGAGATGTTTGTTCTCAAGATGTGGAGAATGCTCATCTTCGAGATCAAGCGGGTCGAAACTGGTGTCCCGGTAAAATCCAAAGcctga